In the genome of Gaiellales bacterium, the window TCGACGTGATGCTGCCCGACGGGGACGGCGTCGAGGCGATCGGGAAGCTGCAGGCCGAGGCGCCGCAGGCGAAGGTGCTGATCCTGTCGATGGAGGACAGCGGCCACCACGTTCGCCGTGCCTTCGCGAACGGCGCGAACGGCTACGTGCTGAAGGACGCCGCCGAGGACGAGCTCGTGAGCGCGATCCGCGAGGTCGCGGCCGGGGGCCGCTACCTGCACCCGGCCCTCGGCGCGCGAATGATCCAGGCGGACGTCGAGGAGCGCGAGCGCGCCGCCGCCGATCCGCTCTCGGATCGCGAGCGGGAGGTGCTCCGGTTGCTGGCCCAGGGGCATACCAA includes:
- a CDS encoding response regulator transcription factor is translated as MAVDQEPLRILLVDDHRVVRAGLRMVLESEAGLEVVDEAGDVRDAVFKTRRHTPDLIVLDVMLPDGDGVEAIGKLQAEAPQAKVLILSMEDSGHHVRRAFANGANGYVLKDAAEDELVSAIREVAAGGRYLHPALGARMIQADVEERERAAADPLSDREREVLRLLAQGHTNHEIAAQLYISVRTAETHRAHIMQKLGFSTRSELVRYAIDQGMLERS